A single window of Falco peregrinus isolate bFalPer1 chromosome 11, bFalPer1.pri, whole genome shotgun sequence DNA harbors:
- the BCL2L11 gene encoding bcl-2-like protein 11 isoform X1, whose protein sequence is MAKQPPEVKAQRDGEGGRLPAAEGPGPAAQLRPGAPAALPGSAAAAGPPPRGPPASPGPFATRSPLFIFVRRSPLLSRSSSGYFSFDAERSPAPLSCDKATQTPSPPCQALSHCLSAMASRWQSHLLAEDVQPEIWIAQELRRIGDEFNASYCPRRGFLDNQAGNPQIIILRLLRYIIRLIWRMQ, encoded by the exons ATGGCCAAGCAGCCCCCTGAGGTGAAGGCGCAACGCGACGGCGAGGGCgggcggctgccggcggcggaggggccgggcccggccgcgcAGCTGCGCCCgggcgcccccgccgccctgcccggctccgccgccgccgcggggcctCCGCCGCGGGGCCCgcccgccagccccggcccctTCGCCACCCGCTCGCCGCTCTTCATCTTCGTGCGGAGGTCGCCGCTGCTGTCGCGCTCCTCCAGCGGGTACTTCTCCTTCGACGCTGagcgcagccccgcgcccctcAGCTGCGACAAGGCCACGCAGACCCCCAGCCCGCCCTGCCAGGCCCTCAGCCACTGCCTCAGCGCCATGG CTTCCCGGTGGCAGTCTCACTTGCTAGCAGAAGACGTACAGCCTGAAATCTGGATTGCACAGGAGCTGCGGCGCATCGGAGACGAGTTCAATGCCTCCTATTGTCCAAGAAGG GGTTTCTTGGATAACCAGGCAGGAAATCCCCAGATCATCATTTTGCGCCTCCTGCGTTACATCATCCGCCTCATCTGGAGGATGCAGTGA
- the LOC129785304 gene encoding uncharacterized protein LOC129785304 isoform X2: MGTPGRFPVRENGLPKGHGGGHPACTRAAALSSAAPNTRLLLCQGTRQAGAEADADARVRYCIPTWPCAAPPAPAEPAPPAKPAPTKPAPTKPAPAKPAPTKPAPAKPAPAKPAPTKPAPAKPAPAKPAPTKPAPAKPAPAKPAPAAAAGGTAAEGEEHPGVPLSPLLQQPCLLLTHFWPASPHEAQHLPPPCRVFPFFFSVKRALSYQNPSSRGVRYSSPAFIYWNCTASNKHTFPAAEQRRRCPQRSRGPGSTRSPLPAVRARSRALGLEAPSPQPPEPAPARGRESTGAGGGPGHRLRRDELSVSRDGNASHRAPHVDASPALPPGLHQCGSVPGSVPPTPTGGMLNPCPWDSALRFPRFPFYRHLTTRV; the protein is encoded by the exons ATGGGGACACCTGGGCGCTTCCCAGTGAGAGAAAATGGGCTACCCAAAGGCCACGGGGGTGGCCACCCCGCTTGTACTCGTGCAGCCGCCCTGAGCTCAGCAGCACCCAACACcaggctgctcctctgccaggGGACGAGGCAAGCGGGGGCAGAGGCAGACGCTGATGCCCGGGTGAGATACTGCATCCCCACATGGCCCTGcgcagcaccaccagcaccagcagaaccagcaccaccagcaaaaccagcaccaaCAAAGCCAGCACCAACAAAGCCAGCACCAGCAAAGCCAGCACCAACAAAGCCAGCACCAGCAAAGCCAGCACCAGCAAAGCCAGCACCAACAAAGCCAGCACCAGCAAAGCCAGCACCAGCAAAGCCAGCACCAACAAAGCCAGCACCAGCAAAGCCAGCACCAGCaaagccagcaccagcagcagcagcaggagggactGCGGCAGAAGGGGAAGAGCATCCCGGGGTGCCgctctcccctctcctgcagcaACCGTGCTTGCTGCTGACTCATTTTTGGCCAGCGAGCCCACACGAGGCACAGCACCTCCCGCCACCCTGCagggtttttcctttcttcttctctgttaaACGGGCACTGAGTTACCAAAACCCCTCGTCACGTGGCGTGCGATACAGCAGCCCTGCTTTCATTTACTGGAACTGCACAGCCTCGAATAAACACACGTTTCCAGCAGCCGAGCAGCGCCGCCGATGCCCTCAGAGGTCGCGGGGTCCTGGCAGCAcccgcagccccctccctgctgtCAGGGCTCGGAGCAGGGCCCTGGGACTGGAAG CTCCTTCCCCACAGCCTCCAGAGCCAGCGCCTGcgagagggagagaaagcacTGGAGCTGG CGGAGGGCCAGGGCATCGCCTGCGGAGGGACGAGCTCTCCGTCAGCAGGGACGGGAACGCCAGCCACAGGGCCCCACATGTGGATGCTTCACCCGCCTTGCCCCCAGGTTTACACCAGTGTGGATCTGTGCCGGGGTCGGTGCCCCCCACGCCCACCGGTGGGATGCTCAACCCCTGCCCCTGGGATTCAGCCCTCCGCTTCCCACGCTTCCCTTTTTACAGGCATTTAACAACAAGGGTTTAA
- the BCL2L11 gene encoding bcl-2-like protein 11 isoform X2 — MAKQPPEVKAQRDGEGGRLPAAEGPGPAAQLRPGAPAALPGSAAAAGPPPRGPPASPGPFATRSPLFIFVRRSPLLSRSSSGYFSFDAERSPAPLSCDKATQTPSPPCQALSHCLSAMGLFSAKAWEGAV; from the exons ATGGCCAAGCAGCCCCCTGAGGTGAAGGCGCAACGCGACGGCGAGGGCgggcggctgccggcggcggaggggccgggcccggccgcgcAGCTGCGCCCgggcgcccccgccgccctgcccggctccgccgccgccgcggggcctCCGCCGCGGGGCCCgcccgccagccccggcccctTCGCCACCCGCTCGCCGCTCTTCATCTTCGTGCGGAGGTCGCCGCTGCTGTCGCGCTCCTCCAGCGGGTACTTCTCCTTCGACGCTGagcgcagccccgcgcccctcAGCTGCGACAAGGCCACGCAGACCCCCAGCCCGCCCTGCCAGGCCCTCAGCCACTGCCTCAGCGCCATGG gtttattttctgctaaagCATGGGAAGGTGCTGTTTGA
- the LOC129785304 gene encoding mucin-1-like isoform X1 produces the protein MGTPGRFPVRENGLPKGHGGGHPACTRAAALSSAAPNTRLLLCQGTRQAGAEADADARVRYCIPTWPCAAPPAPAEPAPPAKPAPTKPAPTKPAPAKPAPTKPAPAKPAPAKPAPTKPAPAKPAPAKPAPTKPAPAKPAPAKPAPAAAAGGTAAEGEEHPGVPLSPLLQQPCLLLTHFWPASPHEAQHLPPPCRVFPFFFSVKRALSYQNPSSRGVRYSSPAFIYWNCTASNKHTFPAAEQRRRCPQRSRGPGSTRSPLPAVRARSRALGLEASRASACERERKHWSWRRARASPAEGRALRQQGRERQPQGPTCGCFTRLAPRFTPVWICAGVGAPHAHRWDAQPLPLGFSPPLPTLPFLQAFNNKGLRSAPLGRAHSPNPCGFCLNAINA, from the exons ATGGGGACACCTGGGCGCTTCCCAGTGAGAGAAAATGGGCTACCCAAAGGCCACGGGGGTGGCCACCCCGCTTGTACTCGTGCAGCCGCCCTGAGCTCAGCAGCACCCAACACcaggctgctcctctgccaggGGACGAGGCAAGCGGGGGCAGAGGCAGACGCTGATGCCCGGGTGAGATACTGCATCCCCACATGGCCCTGcgcagcaccaccagcaccagcagaaccagcaccaccagcaaaaccagcaccaaCAAAGCCAGCACCAACAAAGCCAGCACCAGCAAAGCCAGCACCAACAAAGCCAGCACCAGCAAAGCCAGCACCAGCAAAGCCAGCACCAACAAAGCCAGCACCAGCAAAGCCAGCACCAGCAAAGCCAGCACCAACAAAGCCAGCACCAGCAAAGCCAGCACCAGCaaagccagcaccagcagcagcagcaggagggactGCGGCAGAAGGGGAAGAGCATCCCGGGGTGCCgctctcccctctcctgcagcaACCGTGCTTGCTGCTGACTCATTTTTGGCCAGCGAGCCCACACGAGGCACAGCACCTCCCGCCACCCTGCagggtttttcctttcttcttctctgttaaACGGGCACTGAGTTACCAAAACCCCTCGTCACGTGGCGTGCGATACAGCAGCCCTGCTTTCATTTACTGGAACTGCACAGCCTCGAATAAACACACGTTTCCAGCAGCCGAGCAGCGCCGCCGATGCCCTCAGAGGTCGCGGGGTCCTGGCAGCAcccgcagccccctccctgctgtCAGGGCTCGGAGCAGGGCCCTGGGACTGGAAG CCTCCAGAGCCAGCGCCTGcgagagggagagaaagcacTGGAGCTGG CGGAGGGCCAGGGCATCGCCTGCGGAGGGACGAGCTCTCCGTCAGCAGGGACGGGAACGCCAGCCACAGGGCCCCACATGTGGATGCTTCACCCGCCTTGCCCCCAGGTTTACACCAGTGTGGATCTGTGCCGGGGTCGGTGCCCCCCACGCCCACCGGTGGGATGCTCAACCCCTGCCCCTGGGATTCAGCCCTCCGCTTCCCACGCTTCCCTTTTTACAGGCATTTAACAACAAGGGTTTAAGATCAGCTCCTCTGGGGAGAGCCCACAGCCCAAACCCGTGTGGTTTCTGCTTGAATGCCATTAATGCCTAA